CTAGAAGTCCTCTGATCGCCAAATAGAGAAGTCCTCCGAACGCCGGGCAGTTTGTACCGTCGTGTTGGTTCGCAACCACACGGAGGGACGCGATGCTTCGACGGGAGGACTTCCTGATGATCCAATCACGGGCGAAGGCGGGTGTCTACCAGAAGGATATTGCGGCGGAGCTGGGGGTTCA
The Candidatus Eisenbacteria bacterium genome window above contains:
- a CDS encoding helix-turn-helix domain-containing protein, coding for MLRREDFLMIQSRAKAGVYQKDIAAELGVHPKTVSRALRRGSAPQGRRVC